One segment of Macaca fascicularis isolate 582-1 chromosome 2, T2T-MFA8v1.1 DNA contains the following:
- the PIGX gene encoding phosphatidylinositol-glycan biosynthesis class X protein isoform X4, which translates to MVSENFDIEAPNYLSKESEVLIYARQDSQCIDCFQAFLPVHYRYHRPHSHDGETSIVVNHPDLLMFCDQEFPILKCWAHSKVAAPCALENEDICQWNKMKYKSVYKNVTLQVPVGLTIHTSLVCSVTLFVTILCSTLILVAVFKYGYFSL; encoded by the exons ATGGTTTCAGAAAATTTTGATATAGAGGCCCCTAACTATTTGTCCAAGGAATCTGAAGTTCTCATTTATGCCAGACAAGATTCACAGTGCATTGACTGTTTTCAAGCCTTTTTGCCTGTGCACTACCGCTATCATCGGCCACACAGTCACGATGGAGAAACCTCGATTGTGGTCAATCACCCAGATTTGTTGATGTTTTGTGACCAAG AGTTCCCAATTTTGAAATGCTGGGCTCACTCAAAAGTGGCGGCTCCTTGTGCTTTGGAGAACGAGGATATCTGCCAGTGGAACAAGATGAAGTATAAATCA gTATATAAGAATGTGACTCTACAGGTTCCAGTGGGACTGACTATACATACCTCTTTAGTATGTTCTGTGACTCTGTTCGTTACAATCCTGTGCTCTACGTTGATCCTAGTAGCAGTTTTCAAATATGGCTATTTTTCCCTATAA